In one Acetobacter sp. genomic region, the following are encoded:
- a CDS encoding efflux RND transporter periplasmic adaptor subunit, which translates to MFEKARRVLQYTTTAVILVIAAITAFVLWDYYTSAPWTRNGQVRVQTVNIAPRVSGPIIALHVHDNQIVHVGDVLYDIDPFDFQVEVANATAVADQRKADLILKTAQHNRRDRLTDAAASPEEKQVYEATAEVARAVYAQALAQLSQAKINLERTHIRSTVTGPVNNLIMRVGDFATAGKSNITVIDQSSYWVDGYFEETRIGSINIGDPVRVDLMGFHNPLEGHVVSVTRGIATANADTGVQGLPTVDPVYTWVRLAQRIPVRVQIDRVPDDVTVSAGMTATVTVVGSKGHRAHDTLQDAFERLHDVVFAVGAGAHR; encoded by the coding sequence ACTGCTGTCATTCTTGTTATCGCAGCGATCACAGCCTTCGTGCTGTGGGATTATTATACATCCGCCCCGTGGACACGAAACGGACAAGTCCGTGTACAGACCGTCAATATCGCGCCGCGTGTCTCCGGACCGATCATCGCCCTTCATGTCCATGACAACCAGATCGTGCATGTGGGAGACGTGTTGTACGATATCGATCCGTTCGATTTTCAGGTGGAGGTCGCCAATGCAACCGCCGTGGCGGATCAACGGAAAGCGGACCTGATCCTGAAAACAGCTCAGCATAACCGGCGTGACAGGCTGACAGATGCGGCGGCGTCACCAGAAGAGAAGCAGGTTTACGAAGCGACCGCCGAAGTGGCGCGGGCTGTCTATGCTCAGGCTTTAGCTCAGCTTTCTCAAGCCAAGATCAATCTGGAACGAACCCATATCCGCAGCACGGTGACTGGCCCCGTCAACAACCTGATCATGAGGGTTGGTGACTTCGCCACTGCGGGCAAGTCGAACATCACGGTGATCGATCAGAGTTCCTATTGGGTCGATGGCTATTTCGAGGAGACGAGGATCGGCTCGATCAACATTGGTGATCCTGTTCGTGTCGATCTGATGGGATTCCATAATCCGCTGGAAGGACATGTGGTGAGCGTCACCCGTGGTATCGCGACTGCGAACGCGGATACTGGCGTGCAGGGACTGCCGACGGTTGACCCGGTCTATACATGGGTGCGTCTCGCCCAGCGTATCCCGGTTCGTGTGCAGATTGATCGTGTTCCTGACGATGTGACCGTTTCCGCCGGTATGACGGCAACCGTGACGGTTGTCGGCAGCAAGGGGCACCGGGCGCATGATACGCTTCAGGATGCGTTCGAGCGGCTGCATGACGTCGTCTTCGCTGTGGGCGCTGGTGCACATAGATAG